A window from Streptomyces sp. NBC_00299 encodes these proteins:
- a CDS encoding YeiH family protein, whose product MALLRERPAQRSREREAPALHPGLLLAACGLAFALAIHRLVPAMPMLTVAVVLGILAAHLPRLRRVVRGSGRPGLAYAGRRLMRVGIVLLGLQLGLDDVARLGWTTVVMTLAVVLATLSGTWWLARRLGLPRDQPLLIAAGYAICGASAIGAVGEARGSNERDAATSVALVTLCGTLAIAVLPLLQGPLGLSDAEFGRWVGASVHDVGQVVATAQTAGDAALGEAVLVKLVRVALLAPLVAAVALSSRRPSRDVVGPGEPCRKRAPLIPLFIVGFLAAVTLRSTGLLPGEFLEAAHTGQELLLAAALFGLGSAVDLPSLARTGARTALLGLSAWLVVAGVSYAGVLLVAR is encoded by the coding sequence ATGGCTCTCCTCAGGGAACGTCCTGCGCAACGGAGCAGGGAGCGTGAAGCGCCCGCCCTGCACCCGGGACTCCTCCTCGCGGCATGTGGCCTCGCCTTCGCCCTCGCCATCCACCGGCTCGTTCCTGCCATGCCGATGCTCACCGTCGCCGTGGTGCTCGGGATCCTTGCCGCGCACCTCCCCCGGTTGCGAAGGGTGGTGCGGGGATCCGGCCGCCCGGGACTGGCCTACGCGGGCAGGCGGTTGATGCGTGTCGGCATCGTCCTCCTCGGGCTCCAGCTCGGCCTCGACGACGTGGCCCGTCTCGGCTGGACGACGGTCGTCATGACCCTGGCTGTCGTCTTGGCCACGCTGTCCGGCACCTGGTGGCTGGCTCGGCGTCTGGGACTGCCGAGGGACCAGCCCCTGCTCATCGCCGCGGGCTACGCGATCTGCGGCGCGTCGGCCATAGGCGCCGTGGGTGAGGCCAGGGGCAGCAACGAGCGAGACGCGGCCACCTCGGTGGCCCTGGTCACCCTCTGCGGGACGCTCGCCATCGCCGTACTGCCACTGCTCCAGGGGCCACTGGGACTGAGCGACGCCGAGTTCGGGCGCTGGGTCGGCGCGAGCGTGCACGATGTCGGCCAGGTCGTCGCCACGGCGCAGACAGCCGGGGACGCGGCCCTCGGCGAGGCAGTGCTGGTGAAGCTGGTGCGGGTCGCGCTGCTCGCACCGCTCGTCGCCGCCGTCGCACTGTCCTCGCGGCGCCCGAGCCGTGACGTGGTCGGGCCGGGCGAGCCATGCCGCAAACGGGCGCCGCTGATACCGCTCTTCATCGTGGGCTTCCTCGCGGCGGTGACTCTGCGCAGCACCGGGCTGCTGCCCGGCGAATTCCTGGAGGCCGCTCACACCGGGCAGGAACTCCTGCTTGCCGCAGCCCTGTTCGGGCTCGGCAGCGCGGTCGACCTCCCCTCACTCGCACGCACCGGCGCGCGGACGGCCCTGCTGGGCCTCTCGGCATGGCTGGTCGTGGCAGGCGTCTCGTACGCCGGGGTGCTGCTGGTCGCGCGGTGA
- a CDS encoding cysteine dioxygenase family protein, translated as MTSASTAPGAFTAARTTDRLEALLAGLRDDVGRGLPPDLTAHLVGERLAPHLGAPDLLTDEQQQSDPTQYRQHLLHAEHDGSFSVVALVWLPGQGTSVHDHVSWCTTGVHQGQERERRYRLLPAADGAARLVATTDVLNKQGEFCGFAPPGDIHRVWNAGPSPAISLHVYGADISRLGSSVRRVYQLPADC; from the coding sequence ATGACTTCTGCGTCGACCGCTCCTGGCGCCTTCACGGCGGCCCGCACCACCGACCGTCTTGAAGCGCTGCTAGCCGGATTACGGGACGACGTCGGGCGAGGCCTCCCGCCCGACCTGACCGCTCACCTCGTCGGTGAACGCCTCGCACCCCACCTGGGCGCGCCCGACCTGCTCACCGACGAGCAACAGCAGAGCGACCCGACCCAGTACCGGCAGCACCTGCTGCACGCGGAGCACGACGGGAGCTTCTCCGTCGTCGCGCTCGTCTGGCTGCCTGGCCAGGGAACCTCCGTCCACGACCATGTGTCCTGGTGCACCACGGGGGTGCACCAGGGCCAGGAACGCGAGCGGCGCTACCGGCTCCTCCCGGCGGCGGACGGCGCCGCCAGGCTCGTCGCCACCACCGACGTCCTCAACAAGCAGGGCGAGTTCTGCGGCTTCGCCCCTCCCGGAGACATCCACCGGGTCTGGAACGCCGGCCCCTCCCCGGCGATCTCACTGCACGTCTACGGCGCGGACATCTCCCGCCTCGGCAGCAGCGTCCGGCGGGTCTACCAGCTGCCCGCCGACTGCTGA
- a CDS encoding DUF6003 family protein, which yields MADDALLFVLPDDHPRLGAALAAVGELECVETPAVRGWLNAHGIPASSERVRIVPAGAEVLVPDDAERLPVPLSEDETVRVEQACAPTPVTAMESELLGFRNTTQDWEALVHRALTAGIPAPRIVQLTGLDPQHVARVLAD from the coding sequence ATGGCCGATGACGCTCTGCTATTCGTACTCCCCGACGATCACCCGCGCCTGGGCGCCGCCTTGGCCGCGGTGGGCGAGCTGGAGTGCGTGGAGACGCCCGCAGTCCGGGGCTGGCTGAACGCGCACGGGATTCCCGCCTCCTCCGAGCGGGTCAGGATTGTTCCGGCGGGAGCGGAGGTGTTGGTTCCCGACGATGCGGAGCGGTTGCCGGTTCCCTTGAGCGAGGATGAGACGGTGCGGGTGGAGCAGGCGTGTGCGCCCACGCCGGTGACCGCCATGGAGTCGGAGCTGCTCGGCTTCCGTAACACCACCCAGGACTGGGAAGCTCTGGTCCACCGCGCATTGACCGCAGGGATTCCTGCGCCACGCATCGTCCAACTCACCGGCCTGGATCCGCAGCATGTCGCGCGGGTGTTGGCCGACTGA
- the secD gene encoding protein translocase subunit SecD — protein sequence MTRALRIRGLLALAVLALSLYVALTVPVHLGLDLRGGTQIVLETRPTATATADADATDRTLEVLRGRIDALGVAEPTLARSGDNRIVVELPGVQDPAKAADVLGRTAQLTFHRVVGTATSADDTAKPLPKRPRQQVLADESGRLLSLEAASLTGTDVKEAAAQFDQRSAAGWQVAVDFEGSGRDGWARLTGQAACHPAGDPSRRVAIVLDNKIISSPQVDPSVACGSGISGGTTQITGSFTADEAKDLALLINGGALPVPVDTVEQRTVGPTLGAQAITASAWAAAVGTTLTALFIIVIYRLMGALATMALACYGLISYAALAALGATLTLPGLAGFVLAIGMAVDANVLVFERAREEYASRNRPSPRSSLTAGFRGAFSAIADSNITTLIAAGLLFFLASGPVRGFGVTLGIGVLASMFSALVITRALAEYAASRRWLRRRPRLTGIAHTGAVRDRLARTNPRLMRSPRRWLAASATVLVLAASGIAARGLDFGIEFTGGRLIEYTTATPVDPDRARTVLADAGFPRAVVQTSGDTQLTVRTDQLTNAQAATVTQTIGALAGDAEELRDEAIGPSLGKELRQGALIALAVALGAQLLYLVARFRWLFGTSAVAALAHDVVILTGIFAWLGKPVDGVFLAALLTVIGYSVNDSVVVFDRIRDLSRRDPKAPFAAIANRALLQTLPRTVNTGMGAAFILTALAVLGGDSLTDFALALLIGLAVGTYSSMFTATPLAIELHKRT from the coding sequence TTGACCCGCGCCCTGCGCATCCGAGGGCTGCTCGCCCTCGCTGTCCTTGCCCTGTCGCTGTACGTCGCCCTCACCGTCCCTGTCCACCTCGGACTCGATCTGCGCGGCGGTACACAGATCGTGCTGGAAACCCGCCCCACCGCCACCGCCACCGCGGACGCCGATGCCACCGACCGAACCCTGGAGGTGCTGCGCGGCCGCATCGACGCGCTCGGCGTCGCCGAACCCACCCTCGCCCGATCCGGCGACAACCGGATCGTCGTCGAACTGCCCGGCGTACAGGACCCGGCCAAGGCCGCGGACGTGCTCGGCCGCACCGCCCAGCTCACCTTCCATCGCGTCGTCGGCACGGCCACCAGTGCCGACGACACCGCGAAACCGCTGCCCAAACGGCCCCGCCAACAAGTTCTGGCCGACGAGTCCGGCCGGCTCCTGAGCCTTGAAGCAGCCTCGCTGACCGGCACGGACGTCAAGGAGGCAGCCGCCCAATTCGACCAGCGAAGCGCTGCCGGATGGCAGGTCGCCGTCGACTTCGAGGGTTCCGGCCGCGACGGCTGGGCCCGCCTGACCGGCCAGGCCGCCTGCCACCCCGCAGGGGATCCATCCCGCCGGGTCGCCATCGTCCTGGACAACAAGATCATCTCCTCGCCGCAGGTCGACCCCTCGGTCGCATGCGGCTCCGGCATCAGCGGCGGCACCACGCAGATCACCGGATCCTTCACCGCCGACGAAGCCAAGGACCTGGCCCTGCTCATCAACGGCGGCGCTCTGCCCGTACCCGTCGACACGGTCGAACAGCGCACCGTCGGCCCCACCCTGGGTGCGCAGGCCATTACCGCCAGCGCCTGGGCCGCCGCCGTGGGCACCACGCTGACCGCGCTGTTCATCATCGTGATCTACCGGCTCATGGGCGCTCTGGCCACCATGGCGCTGGCCTGCTACGGCCTGATCTCCTACGCCGCCCTCGCCGCCCTGGGCGCCACCCTCACCCTGCCGGGTCTTGCCGGGTTCGTGCTGGCCATCGGCATGGCCGTCGACGCCAACGTCCTGGTCTTCGAACGAGCTCGGGAAGAGTACGCCTCCCGCAACCGGCCCAGCCCGCGCTCGTCCCTGACCGCGGGATTCCGCGGCGCCTTCAGCGCGATCGCCGACTCCAACATCACCACCCTCATCGCCGCCGGCCTGCTGTTCTTCCTCGCTTCAGGACCCGTGCGCGGCTTCGGCGTCACCCTGGGCATCGGCGTCCTCGCGTCCATGTTCAGCGCCCTGGTCATCACCCGTGCCCTCGCCGAGTACGCCGCCTCCCGGCGTTGGCTGCGCCGCCGCCCACGCCTCACCGGCATCGCCCACACCGGTGCGGTCCGCGACCGCCTCGCGCGCACCAACCCCCGCCTGATGCGCAGCCCCCGGCGCTGGCTGGCCGCCTCCGCCACCGTCCTGGTCCTGGCCGCCTCCGGAATCGCCGCACGCGGCCTCGACTTCGGCATTGAATTCACCGGAGGCCGTCTCATCGAATACACCACCGCCACCCCCGTCGACCCCGACCGCGCCCGCACCGTCCTGGCCGACGCAGGGTTCCCCCGCGCCGTCGTCCAGACATCCGGCGACACCCAACTCACCGTCCGCACCGACCAGTTGACGAACGCGCAAGCGGCCACCGTCACCCAAACCATCGGCGCCCTGGCCGGTGACGCCGAGGAGCTCCGCGACGAAGCCATCGGCCCCAGTCTCGGCAAGGAACTACGCCAGGGCGCTCTGATCGCTCTCGCAGTCGCCCTGGGAGCTCAACTGCTGTACCTCGTGGCACGCTTCCGCTGGCTGTTCGGCACATCTGCGGTCGCTGCCCTCGCCCACGACGTGGTGATCCTCACCGGCATCTTCGCCTGGCTGGGAAAACCCGTCGACGGCGTCTTCCTCGCCGCGCTGCTCACCGTCATCGGTTACTCGGTCAACGACTCCGTCGTCGTATTCGACCGCATCCGGGACCTGAGCCGACGCGACCCCAAGGCACCCTTCGCCGCCATCGCCAACCGGGCTCTCCTACAGACCCTGCCCCGCACCGTCAACACCGGCATGGGCGCCGCCTTCATCCTCACAGCCCTGGCCGTCCTCGGCGGCGACTCCCTCACCGACTTCGCCCTCGCCCTGCTCATCGGGCTCGCCGTAGGCACCTACTCCTCCATGTTCACCGCGACACCCCTCGCCATCGAACTCCACAAACGCACGTAG
- a CDS encoding YihY/virulence factor BrkB family protein has translation MVRTVRQLGSVILGARLWEWLPVSAAHRARPVAPKPTHAEPEEPRLDHDRDGEVAHSWGRRLAQGRTFHPWTAPATEGPGFRERRNGHRRNLTALRRTPVSIWNDDVSDWAASLTYYSVLSIFPALLVTVSLVGLTGAATVRDLISNVNAVVPAESRAVIENALNDMADRQTATWLVVGFGAAGALWSASSYLAVFRRALHAMHGVEDRRPVWRTAPRNVITALVLLGLFVSSAGALMLTGELARTAGRVMGMSEAADTTWAIAKWPLLLLLTAVLVWVLFHTGPAQARGLAQRALGGALAVVLWLIASVGFALYASLVGTYSRLYGSLTGIVVFFVWLWVSNLALLTGAQFNAELVKLQNGER, from the coding sequence ATGGTGCGTACGGTGCGACAGCTAGGATCGGTCATTCTCGGCGCACGGCTCTGGGAATGGCTCCCCGTTTCGGCAGCGCACCGCGCCAGGCCGGTGGCGCCCAAGCCGACTCACGCCGAGCCGGAAGAGCCGCGCCTTGACCACGACCGCGACGGGGAGGTCGCCCACTCGTGGGGCAGGCGCCTGGCGCAGGGCAGGACGTTCCACCCCTGGACAGCCCCTGCCACCGAGGGACCGGGATTCCGGGAGCGCCGCAACGGACACCGGAGGAACCTGACGGCCCTGCGGCGGACCCCGGTGTCCATCTGGAACGACGATGTGAGCGACTGGGCCGCGTCACTCACCTACTACTCGGTGCTTTCGATCTTTCCGGCGCTACTCGTCACCGTCTCGCTGGTCGGCCTCACCGGCGCAGCGACCGTCCGGGACCTCATCAGTAACGTGAACGCCGTCGTACCGGCGGAGTCGCGTGCCGTAATCGAGAACGCCCTTAATGACATGGCCGACCGGCAGACTGCGACGTGGCTGGTGGTCGGTTTCGGGGCCGCAGGTGCACTGTGGTCGGCTTCGAGCTACCTAGCAGTGTTCCGTCGGGCATTGCATGCCATGCATGGTGTCGAGGACCGTCGACCGGTGTGGCGGACCGCTCCCCGCAACGTGATCACGGCTCTCGTGCTCCTGGGGCTGTTCGTCTCCAGCGCCGGGGCGCTCATGCTCACTGGAGAGTTGGCGCGCACCGCCGGCCGAGTGATGGGTATGAGCGAGGCCGCCGACACCACTTGGGCCATCGCGAAATGGCCACTGCTCTTGCTCTTGACCGCCGTTTTGGTCTGGGTGCTGTTCCATACGGGACCGGCGCAGGCGCGCGGTCTGGCTCAGAGAGCGCTCGGTGGTGCCCTCGCCGTGGTGTTGTGGCTGATTGCTTCCGTCGGCTTCGCCCTCTACGCCTCCCTCGTTGGCACTTACAGCCGCCTCTACGGTTCGTTGACCGGGATCGTCGTCTTCTTCGTATGGCTGTGGGTGTCCAACCTGGCCCTGCTGACCGGCGCCCAGTTCAACGCAGAGCTTGTCAAACTGCAGAACGGCGAACGGTGA
- a CDS encoding DUF2267 domain-containing protein, whose product MVSVSDTLDSFLARVADRGGYGCAQQTARAVQHVLEVLGAHLVGDDRTDLARLLPHHCGPLLSATEPASEPLTPDGFVRAVAERADDDASEARRAVTAVLPTLAESVDDALLRRVLTQLPPGHAGLFGRTDPV is encoded by the coding sequence ATGGTCAGTGTGTCGGACACCTTGGACAGCTTCCTTGCCCGGGTCGCAGACCGCGGGGGTTACGGCTGTGCCCAGCAGACGGCAAGGGCCGTCCAGCACGTGCTGGAAGTCCTGGGCGCACACCTCGTCGGCGACGACCGCACCGACTTGGCCCGGCTGCTGCCTCATCACTGCGGCCCGCTGCTGAGCGCCACCGAGCCGGCCAGTGAGCCCCTGACCCCGGACGGTTTCGTACGCGCCGTGGCCGAGCGTGCCGATGACGACGCCTCGGAAGCCAGGCGTGCGGTCACTGCCGTGCTGCCGACGCTGGCGGAGTCGGTGGACGACGCGCTGTTGCGCCGTGTCCTCACCCAACTCCCCCCGGGACATGCGGGCTTGTTCGGGCGCACCGATCCGGTCTGA
- a CDS encoding STAS domain-containing protein: protein MSTQTNRLTITEVTSCDDCAVLRLSGELDQSCETYFLSTVGSSVAVGHRHLVLDVTALAFCDSRGLNCLLAIRWLLARRSGKLLLAGAGRRLTELLAQTGSTRLLPSYQAVGQALIELPPQERPVWPPAPPGRGAQDGEPEQP, encoded by the coding sequence ATGTCCACGCAGACCAACCGCCTGACCATCACCGAGGTCACCAGCTGCGACGACTGCGCGGTACTGCGGCTCAGCGGTGAACTCGACCAGAGCTGCGAGACCTACTTCTTGTCCACGGTCGGCAGCAGCGTCGCTGTCGGCCACCGTCACCTGGTGCTGGACGTCACTGCCCTGGCCTTCTGCGACTCGCGCGGACTCAACTGCCTGCTGGCCATACGGTGGCTGCTGGCCCGACGGAGCGGAAAGCTTCTGCTGGCCGGAGCGGGGCGCCGCCTCACGGAACTACTGGCCCAGACCGGCAGCACCCGTCTTCTGCCCAGCTATCAGGCGGTTGGCCAGGCACTGATCGAGTTGCCCCCTCAGGAACGCCCCGTGTGGCCTCCTGCACCGCCCGGGCGAGGTGCGCAGGACGGCGAGCCCGAACAGCCGTAG
- a CDS encoding LysR family transcriptional regulator: MFDSRYVRTFHEVVRTGSYSAAARALGYTQPAITQQMKALERDVGIPLFVRVGRGIRLTEAGETLSRHASDILGSLSAAQEQMNALARLHAGRVRVCSFPSANSTLLPEALARLAAAHPGIRIDLLENEPPESLRRLAQGECDISLAFTYPGLHEHVPDDLVETPLLEDQLTVLLPSGHRLARRRVVQLTDLAGERWIAGCPRCRANLLHECEEAGFVPDIAFTTDDNMAVQSLVAEGLGVAMVPALVLAFMHRAKVAGRPLQPASRRKVSAYVLREHLRIPATALVLQELKAVAASKMGC, translated from the coding sequence GTGTTCGATTCGCGGTACGTGAGAACCTTTCACGAAGTGGTGCGGACCGGCTCGTACTCGGCTGCCGCACGCGCTCTCGGCTACACCCAACCGGCGATCACCCAGCAGATGAAGGCTCTTGAACGGGACGTCGGCATACCGCTGTTCGTCCGGGTGGGCCGCGGAATACGGCTCACCGAGGCGGGCGAGACTCTGTCGCGGCACGCCAGCGACATACTCGGTTCCTTGTCGGCGGCGCAGGAGCAGATGAACGCCCTCGCCCGGCTGCACGCGGGACGGGTCCGTGTCTGCTCCTTCCCGAGTGCCAACTCCACGCTCCTGCCCGAGGCTCTGGCCCGTCTCGCGGCTGCCCACCCGGGTATCCGCATCGACCTGCTGGAGAACGAGCCGCCCGAATCCCTTCGCCGCCTGGCGCAGGGCGAGTGCGACATCTCCCTGGCGTTCACCTATCCGGGACTGCACGAGCACGTCCCGGACGATCTGGTGGAGACCCCGCTCCTGGAAGACCAACTGACCGTACTGCTGCCCAGCGGACACCGGCTCGCCCGGCGCAGGGTCGTCCAGCTCACCGACCTGGCAGGGGAACGATGGATAGCCGGGTGTCCGCGTTGCCGGGCCAACCTGCTGCACGAGTGCGAGGAGGCGGGCTTCGTACCCGACATCGCCTTCACCACGGACGACAACATGGCGGTGCAGAGCCTGGTGGCGGAAGGGCTGGGCGTGGCCATGGTTCCCGCGCTGGTGCTGGCCTTCATGCACCGCGCAAAGGTGGCCGGCCGGCCGCTTCAGCCCGCTTCCCGGCGCAAGGTCTCGGCCTACGTACTGCGGGAGCATCTGCGCATCCCCGCCACGGCGCTGGTTCTCCAAGAACTGAAGGCCGTGGCCGCGAGCAAGATGGGTTGTTGA
- a CDS encoding alpha/beta fold hydrolase — MGGNERMSASTATRKSAAALRARRSPRSVRAAVLFLHGGQAHSRATSRSWYPSPLRMRPFVRAVAAAVPDDDVLLAEVRYRVCGWNGPDADPVRDTRRALSELAALAEDVPVVLVGHSMGGRAALRAAVAPQVRAVLALAPWCPEGEPVAHLRDKEVVVLHGDRDRVTDPGASASFVSRARAAGARAELKIMTGGGHAMLRRSGHWHRTAASTVVGLLADADAIR; from the coding sequence ATGGGCGGCAACGAACGCATGTCCGCGTCCACGGCTACACGCAAGAGCGCAGCCGCGCTGCGGGCACGGCGCAGTCCACGCTCGGTTCGCGCAGCCGTGTTGTTCCTCCACGGCGGCCAAGCGCACAGTCGGGCCACGTCGCGCAGTTGGTATCCCTCACCGCTCCGAATGAGACCCTTCGTACGGGCAGTCGCCGCGGCCGTGCCGGATGACGATGTCCTGCTGGCCGAGGTGCGCTACAGGGTGTGCGGCTGGAACGGTCCCGACGCTGATCCTGTCCGCGACACCCGGCGGGCGCTCAGTGAACTTGCCGCGCTGGCCGAAGACGTACCGGTCGTCCTGGTCGGTCACTCCATGGGCGGGCGTGCGGCGTTGCGCGCGGCCGTCGCTCCGCAGGTACGGGCGGTCCTCGCGCTTGCGCCCTGGTGCCCGGAAGGGGAGCCGGTGGCCCACCTGCGAGACAAGGAGGTGGTCGTCCTCCACGGTGACCGCGACCGGGTCACCGATCCGGGCGCGTCGGCGTCGTTCGTGAGCCGCGCGCGTGCGGCCGGCGCACGGGCCGAGCTGAAGATCATGACCGGAGGGGGCCACGCCATGCTCCGTCGGAGCGGACACTGGCACCGCACCGCCGCGTCGACCGTGGTCGGCTTATTGGCCGACGCAGACGCGATCCGATGA
- a CDS encoding DUF4352 domain-containing protein, producing MRAYIRRVCVPAVLLSAVLLAGCSSESDSGDSVASQEPAGEAPVDEAAVEASKSASSSGAGPVLEVGETGEFATGETDEDGENYKVTSKMSVKVVSAEYVTAEQAGRSNEPENGQYVKLTLTLKNVGAAPAEIMTYGRMEWEDTDTAAQNASTRDGAGDGRILDRAYKPGQSVTGHLILDVGDEGGTVSYNGSENPNADGPVFSVNLPE from the coding sequence ATGCGCGCCTACATTCGCCGTGTCTGTGTGCCGGCCGTGCTGCTGTCCGCCGTTCTGTTGGCGGGGTGTTCGTCAGAGAGCGACTCGGGGGACTCGGTCGCAAGCCAGGAGCCGGCGGGCGAAGCGCCGGTCGACGAAGCGGCCGTTGAGGCGTCGAAGTCTGCGTCCTCATCCGGTGCCGGCCCCGTACTGGAGGTCGGAGAGACGGGCGAGTTCGCCACTGGCGAGACGGACGAGGACGGTGAGAACTACAAGGTCACGTCGAAGATGTCCGTCAAGGTCGTGAGTGCGGAATACGTGACTGCCGAACAGGCCGGCAGGTCGAACGAGCCGGAGAACGGCCAGTACGTCAAGCTGACGCTGACGTTGAAGAACGTGGGCGCTGCTCCGGCGGAGATCATGACGTACGGCAGGATGGAGTGGGAGGACACCGACACGGCCGCTCAGAACGCCTCCACGCGGGACGGCGCCGGCGACGGGCGGATTCTCGACAGGGCGTACAAGCCGGGTCAGTCCGTGACGGGACATCTCATCCTCGACGTCGGCGACGAGGGCGGGACCGTCAGCTACAACGGGTCGGAGAATCCCAACGCTGACGGCCCGGTGTTCTCGGTGAACCTCCCGGAGTAG